The segment gttctctgatgtatcttactgctagcaggcctgacataatgttctctgtttgttactgtgctagatttcaggcgaacccacgcgaacctcacatgcttgcagtgaagaacattctacgatatctcaagcgaactacctctttaggtctatggtatccttccaactcaggcttcttcgttcaagcctactcagatgcagaccttggaggttgtggactagacaggaaaagcaccactggcggctgccaattccttgacgggaagttggttagctggcaatcaaaaaaacaaacatgtgtgtctttgtctacagctgaagcagaatacattgcagctgcatcctgtacttctcaagtgatttggatccagagtcaactccgggactatggactcaatatgaaaaagatcccactatattgtgactctgaaagtgcaattaggatctgtcataacccagtgcaacactccaagactaagcacatagcactgaggtatcacttcattaaaaatcatgtggaagatggaaacgttgaaattcactttgttagaaccactgatcagctggctgatgtctttaccaaagctcttcctgaagcgtcgttcaacaaaattgtacaagggctaggtatgatggaatcagagtcagtaccacaaatcaCCTCTCAAACTcacaagtaagaagcgaaatagaccgaacgttcgggttcggtttttgtactcatgtaccgaaatgaactgaacgctcgggttcggttggataatctgcacttcgctcatcaatcaaaggtggttttcttggttgtaaatttcatgtataattGTTCCTATTACATTTcttttattgtcaaaagtatttcctttttgaaaatctaatttcttcggtaaccgaaatagaccgaacgctcgggttcggttttccaaaatttttcaaaaccgaaatcaaccgaacgctcgggttcggttttccaaaatttttcaaaaccgaaaccaaccgaacgctcgggttcggttttccaaaatttttcaaaaccgaaatcaaccgaacgctcgggttcggtttttcaaaattttacacAACCGAAAtcaactgaacgctcgggttcggttccaaagttttttttttatctttttattttctttctcagtcttatttttttttattttttttatcatttattttttttaatatccaaaattccaaaaatatttcttttcttctaatatcaaaaactccaaaaatattttgttctttatttacttttatttgtgtgttcgtttatggggaaattgttgaaatagttaagtgtccctagaagcatgatgttgtatgtgcccaaagcctcatcagattctgaataatagccttaatgacttggtatacacaaaccttgtcttcccaattaggctatcacatttattctaatcgtgagctacctaactctcttctcacatgagataagagttttctgctaaGTCCTATTTTTctcagcagaggtactttgatttcttacaccatctctattgcatttctccattaaattcgtttcacaaacgtaacccttgagactctcagatattaccactgaggtttatggttactcaaaaactgcgtttatgatcttagtttcgtgccactacgagctgagtgaaacccaaaattccatacccaatctgaattgacggtgaacaattaattttctctagttttcactaatgaattgacggacgtatcttcatgaaatctcaaatttttattttgtgtgattcctatgaaattgttaaaacccataacatttcttcccttgggatcgagtttaatttttgttgagattttatatttcccagccactttaaaattattaccaacctacttgttcaacagactacaccggtctcacaagtactttgttcactttctatcttatttcaagattagaactgttgaatcaaagcaaaagccaccctaAAAAGCTTAACTAAAAGaggcctttcaacacttcttaataagtgtttgatcgttattcaacgggaaaccacactaacactttaaggtctctcttgactttgaaggaagagattcgtgcccgggatcatttgtttcgtgtctttattgacatcacaatttttcctaaaaaggattgctttatttcttttcttttacacccttagcacgaaaatctttcattttccaaaattctggttctaataattaTAGGCTTTTTCATTGGATTGATGGTTAATTATAAGTTGTGGTCAATTTTCATCCACGTGGGAGCATTATTCAAAAGATACAGTTacactttaaagggataagatgaagagttgctgactcaggcgggagtctaatcgatttgatttcaaacggcgttAAAAGAGAACacgtgcgaatttgaaacgtctaatctccaaatgacgtcgcagacgcgtgtgtgaatttgaaacggttcttcTCTAAATGGCACAGaaagggcgcgtgtgaatctgaaacggttTATCTTCAAACGGCgtttgatgggaggcgtgttcttagggatctgacactctctctcatgcgtgatcatcggttaccctaactgtcacgcatcagtcaaactccagaaaacccttcgtatttcgatagaagatttgggaagatctttctatctccttaaaccccagtataaaaggcgacatcctctaccatttacctctttactgcaagtAAAATTCCTAGAGCGCAATAAATCCTTaaaccctaactgttcatcatcttcttcactctcttcaacaatggcagattcgtcttctgttcacgcaacatcccacattcttcccattcgccctcaataATGCCTcatcatcgatttaacccctcacgcttatgattcctacatgttcccCATTATTGAGTGTTTGAAGTtttcgccgattgctcctgcactttcaagggcggaatcagttccaatggagttcctgtcgcaaatctatgcgactgctcattacgataaAGTGGTTGACAGGATCTTCTTTGAGGTTTCTCATCACAAAGCATCCATCTCCAAGCAACGATTTTGCTCCatgttagggtttgaagctgaccctacgagggttaatccagagacgattccaatggggcacctgttcaatatgttttacaacatgggttatacggaggtgcttacttccgtcgccaaattcaagaagtcgtgcttgccgccacagtggaacgggatgttcactgtgtTATTCAAAGGTCTTTCTGAAAGGAGTTCTGGCTCTGATGGCTCCAGTCGACTGTTTCTGTCCATCTtgtatggtgtctacaatggcatcaatgtcgattatgggtttgttctttggcaacaactcatccagagtctctcctcttcttcacggcattcagaggtgtcttatgctaggttttggaccttgattacgaagtgggtgatggacaagtacaacgtccccattgtcgtcggtgcaccgatgtcttcgattggtatatttcataccacgaagatcatcatttcagatgcttccaaatttcccttcaatggttccattccggaatcCATGTATGCTGACATTCCAgctgacagccggattatcagaacctacaaagaattcaagcgttctggtccgagggatctcacaccggagatgttgaagtcgaTTCACgaagccgacaagcctgctccaagaggcaagaaggctgacaaagggaaacaggtggcgaaaggggctaaaggcccttctcctaagaagaggaaacccacaaaagctgctcagtctccgcagcaTAAGAGGCGAAAAACACAACCCAAGAGAAAgttgattatcgcttcctcctccagtgagtcagagggtgagagttcggattctgacgaccctccacgaggcaacacaccacccataTCTCCTACTCCTGAGATTCAAATccctccttctccaattccctctcctcctaaaactattcctacttccattcccaccataaacccctttacccacattccaaacacttcaattccaatgccaccaccaatattcaccgacgcaaccacaacaaccactgcaaatgttagaaccaacgtatctgatacgggggttcatactgatgcaaccgaacctccaccagcacccgaaaccataaacacaaccgaaacccaaaaagcacccgaacctacctctacccaaaaagcacccgaatctacccctacacctacacccgaaacaacccaacccgaacctacctctgaagctgctattcagaagattgttgacgctttctcaagggctcagcaagattctattgcttctgcaacctccgtcatcgatgcctcaacgaaagcctgtcaggctgcgaccgaaaaagtcgataaactattttctgatgcctcttccctgttaaagtctttacaggagagtgctacTGCCACacagactacgttggaaccaattgttcaacagttggccacgtttgtctctaCTAAGTTGAAGTCTTTTGCTTCACTTCGTCAATCGCTCACAGATGACAACTCATCCTTCCGTGCTTCTACTGACGAGCGtctctcaaaactccaagaagatttagctgctgagaactcgttgatggatgttttGGCCAAGAAGACTACTGCCCTGAAGGTGAAGAGTGCTCAACTTTCCCATTCTCAACAGCAGATTGACACTTTTcggtccgaacgggaggtcattaagacgtgtgtttcggatgtccactcagccatctccaacatcctcgaagcacatgatccgatctttaaccattctgtgaggcgtacccttgcagagaagctcgctcctgccctggatctgttaagcaaaattgaagggcttcccgatttcgtgtccattccgaaacaaggggaagAAAAGGAGTCTGTATcacaaccacctcattcctcaaaggcaactcagacaaccgaacctcctcctgtaggccaagcctccggttcgggtgtgaaggataaaggcaagaagcttgctgaggaagaagaggaagaagacaacgaaaccattgccgacttgttgaagcgtaaaagtcgacgcaatgatgatgatgatagtgctcgtgtggcaaaagaAGCTGAAGAAGTTGAACgaaagcagaaggaagcccacgaccttctcgagagtaggaaaactctttttcctgcttggactcttgagaggatgataaaggaagcAATCGACACTCCGAGCATCTTGTGGCTGAAACCAGTTATTTCCTTTGACtgttccaatactgtcgactcttagtttgacatgccactgacccgaaaggcgttcatctttcacgccttctccaacgttgcagagttccctcatcctcatccgcaggttgatcgggacttgattgatttctatctgaaggctgctcaacctcaatatcaaacctggagcgctcagaagatcatcaacgttcgggtcttgaaaccatacactgaagggaagtttatcaacgttcggttcaaggtgctcaggggatctgccaaaaccgaacatgccatttctttagcagatcttccgaacctcaatccccatgattggattatcctgcacaacatccttctgaccaacgaagctgaatatggtccgatcatcgaccatctcaagagaatgctggtgtgctatatcatggaagttgcactgatggatcaggagatagcaagcgtcttcaagaagaaaccaacgatctctcctgttggctcggcgagtgatctaaaccaaatgcagatgggcaaaattggcgcgaggcgaaactcagtcatgttcactaggaatgaaggacagaaatgtctttttgccttagctgataaacatctgtacaccactgcttgcctagagcatgtgttggggattATCCATAGATGCAaggaaaatacagcggatgatatcaagtattttgacgacatgatacaatggtacattcggttcagacagacgatccttgcgcttatctcacgtctgtttgaaactgtaaagaagaaagttcccgctgctggcccaagcaagaagaagtagtctcgctccaatttgacgcaaagggggagattgttgggtagcgtagcattTTGTTATGTATTGCATCTATTGGGCTCGTTTATTAGTCCAACTTTtattactccggtttgggcctgtccaaccgagagcatGATAGGATTTAGTATAAattgatatgcttgcatgcatattaaaaaAAACGATAGAAAAGATTATTACGATAGATCAGTGcattatttctttatcgttcttgtaaccctaaatcctctacagcggaagttcttcatcgagctctgctgaggattgttgatctaatcattcgacacactttgatccattcttgtgttctttacagatttcttatttgttattttacctgttataaagatctaatcgatcttcaagttagtttttaacttatcaggtatttcttgtatttaagtgacagaaatagcaatctactttggtagtttgtatttatatttgataatttaacttataagtttatatatgttgttatttattatatAGTTGGAAAATCTTCGAGCAATACTCAAGGACCAGGCATGTAGAGAGGAGCTTTGTGCGTTTTTTTAATCATGGGAAGATTGAGGAGGAAATGATGGAAACAGAGATGATGGCTCGTCGGATAATTACTTTGTGTTTTGTATGTTACACTCGTCGTGACAGTTTGCTACTTGTTACAATTATAAAACTTtgattgtttattttggtatgaaaTTATTTATAACACTATTTGGTATCTAATCGGAtgttattatgtaatttttttctACTTTTAATGTCGTTATGTATTGGTTTTTTTGCACCATAAATCatcgatttttttaaaaaaatgaaaaatgttatTACCGGCGACACAGGGTATTATTGGCGATAGAAGCATTAGCAACGAGAAATATCTTTACCGACAACATTTTGAACAATAGCAACAGAATAGTAGCAACGACTTTTCTTGGCTTTAGCGGCGACTTTTGTCGCTGCTAATTCCATTTTTTCTTTTAGTGATAGCTCATAGGGGTGTGCATCAAACCGCACAAACCGCATAAACCGCCCGCACTACACCACACCGCACCGTATAATGCGGTTTTGGATGCTCgtggtgcggtttgcggtttgtAGTTTTCATAAACTGCACTATGCGGTACGGTTTGCGGTTTATAGTTATCAAAGCGTGGTTCAAACCGCActgcaacatatatatatatatatatatatatatatatatatatatatatatatatatatatatatatatatatacacacacacacacacacaacacgcTAGATGTTTACTACTTTTAATACCCTTAATAGTGTTTATGAGATTTCCGTTGATAAACATGAGTCAAAATGGGAAACCAACTATATCAAAAATATGTGTTTACACTACCTTAAGTtcatattataattttaaaaaattgtaaaatatttagaTGTTATGCATAAAGACAGACAGTTAATCTTTTTTTATAGAATATAAAACACCATacacttattatgtttaaaactaaatttaatatttatgtttATGAAACCGCATAAACCGCACAAAAACCATAAAACCGCCCGCacaaaaccgcaccgcataaCACAGTTTATTACCTTTGCGGTGTGGTCTGTGGTTCCCGAAAATAACAAACCGCATATGCGGTGCGATTTGCGGTTTTGAGGATAAACCGCACCGCGAAAACCCCTAATAGCTCGTAaaacttcctaaaacttgatgATCTATTTTGATTAATTCAATTCAATTAAGTTGGCATGTTGTACAATTTTATATAGAATTTACATACAATGGTATAACAAGTgtaatttacttattttaaattgTCAAGtttttttaaaagataaaagGTTTATAGTTTATCATATTAAATTGTAAAAAGTATTTTTaacaaaatgacaaaaatatcttacatttaaaattttaatcgATATAAGTTTAACCAGAATTGATCCACTAATTAACTATAGGTAGGTCTACGTTTGCAACTATGGAAGAATAGAATCGAATCTCGTAAGCTTGAGAGTAAGGATTAGTACTGATGTTGACGATTCCTTTGGTTTACTCCATATTTACGTATTCCAGTTTTATTACCACAAGCCAAACCACATGTAATCTAATTTTCCCTGCATCATCTCAACCACCGCCATGGCACGACCAACTCCGACCTCTCTGCATTTGCTCTTCCTCGGGATCTTGATCCTTTCCTCAGGTATGTACAATCACCACCATTTCTTTCCTGTGCATAGATTCATTAACATAGCTAACTCGGTAACGCATTCACAGGAAACATATTATCAGACTGTGCAAGAGTTTTCACGATAACTAACGATTGTGACGAGACAATATGGCCTGCCATAACCCCCGGTGAGAGCTTTGGTGGTGGAGGATACGCCCTAAAATCCAAAGAATCCAGAGTCCACACAGCACCCGTCGGTTGGTCAGGTCGGATATGGGGTAGAACCAAATGCAGCTTCGACAGCTCCGGCAATGGAACATGCCTTACCGGCCGATGTGGCTCATCACTCCAGTGCACCGCCTCCGGCGAGAACCCATCTACGCTTGCTGAGCTCACCCTCACCCGACTGGAATTTTACGACGTTAGTCTTGTTGACGGCTTTAACCTGCCAATGTCTATTAGGCCCGTTAATGGTAAGGGAAACTGTAGCGTTGCTGGATGCGTTGGCGACTTGCGCCAAAAGTGCCCTTCGGAGCTTTCTGTTAAGGCTGGTGGTAAGGTTGTGGCTTGCCGAAGTGCTTGTGATGTGTTTAACACTGATGAGTATTGTTGTCGGGGTATTTATGGGAGCGCGGCCACGTGCAAACCAACGTATTACTCGAAGAAATTTAAGAATGCTTGTCCTACTTCGTATAGTTATGTGTACGACGATCCATCAAGTATTTTCACTTGTACAGGAGCCGATTACATTATCACGTTTTGCGCATCGAAGTAGGTTTTTCCTCTATGGTTGTAATACGTATATGCACGCTTATCATATTATATGGTTGCTAACTAGTAGTATAATTTTCATTCGATTTCTGGAACCGGCCTCAATGCACATATCACGACAATAAGTTGACTGGCAGCGGATCTGCGAAGGGTTTCTTTCAGAATTGGATATTGAGTACGATGATGGCTTTGATAGTCGGTTGTTTGTCGGTGATGCTATAATAAGTCGGgattttatgttgtttttatcGGTTATCCTTTTTTCCACAGAAGTTTATAACTTGTGTCTTCTTTTTTCATCGTAACTAATGTtgaaaattatttgtttaatatcCAATATACTTTGGTAAATTGTTGTAGGATTAGGAGATTGATAGAAAAATAAGATATTTACTAAATCCATAATTCCATAGTGATGAGATATGATGGTTATGTCATGAATACCAACATGTAACTAACATATATAACATGCAACTAACATCTATATGAAATAATTTGTAATCATAAGCTAAAGTAACTTGCTTCAATCGAATGATCGTGACACTGAAACTTTTGGTTTGGGTAGTTCAGCTTTTGGTTAATTTTACCAATTATAATGGAtcgattaaagaaaaaaaataatttttgaacGGGCCTGCAGCTGTACTTATCATCGAAAAAGAACCAAATAGGGACCAGCAAAGACGTGGCCAAatactacttttttttttttattatttatatttagtaAATATAGGGATGTTTGAAAAGAGGTTTGTAGAAATACGGGTGTTAGGAGGAGACCCCACAACCCACAACTTCGGTCCAATATTTTTTTGAATTTACATTATGCACCCTTATCTAGTTATAATAT is part of the Lactuca sativa cultivar Salinas chromosome 7, Lsat_Salinas_v11, whole genome shotgun sequence genome and harbors:
- the LOC111877782 gene encoding pathogenesis-related thaumatin-like protein 3.5 isoform X1, which translates into the protein MARPTPTSLHLLFLGILILSSGNILSDCARVFTITNDCDETIWPAITPGESFGGGGYALKSKESRVHTAPVGWSGRIWGRTKCSFDSSGNGTCLTGRCGSSLQCTASGENPSTLAELTLTRLEFYDVSLVDGFNLPMSIRPVNGKGNCSVAGCVGDLRQKCPSELSVKAGGKVVACRSACDVFNTDEYCCRGIYGSAATCKPTYYSKKFKNACPTSYSYVYDDPSSIFTCTGADYIITFCASK
- the LOC111877782 gene encoding pathogenesis-related thaumatin-like protein 3.5 isoform X2; protein product: MARPTPTSLHLLFLGILILSSGNILSDCARVFTITNDCDETIWPAITPGESFGGGGYALKSKESRVHTAPVGWSGRIWGRTKCSFDSSGNGTCLTGRCGSSLQCTASGENPSTLAELTLTRLEFYDVSLVDGFNLPMSIRPVNGKGNCSVAGCVGDLRQKCPSELSVKAGGKVVACRSACDVFNTDEYCCRGIYGSAATCKPTYYSKKFKNACPTSYSYVYDDPSSIFTCTGADYIITFCASN